The genomic interval ACATCCAGCAAAAGGTAAAAGAGATTTATTACTACGACCTGCCAAGAAGTAGACCCTCTTTCAACACTATAGTAAACTATTTTGTCTTATTGTAAATTTTTTGgacaaaaaccttttttaaaaaaacaatgtttataaGTTAGTTTTATACAGTGGGTGCTGTTAAGCAGATTTTGTTACCCTCAGGTAAAGCTAGGCTACATGTTTCCCCTTCATTTTAATATCTATGCTAAGCGGCTGCTGCCTTGTTCTCTGATTAAGAAAGTGAATAAGTGTTAAATGCATAAATGTCAAACCATTCCTTTTTACAGCGAGGTCTCTATGGACCATTATCATGCAGTTATTATAGTGTTCACAGGCCCCTCAGTTGCTCATTTTTCATGGTTGAATTGGCCGACAGCTCCTCAGAAAAACTCTATGTTGTAATTTTCTCAGTAAAATTATTCCATGAACTCAAACCAAGCTTAATCCAGTGACGTGTGGGTGAATGTGAGCAAGTGTGACCCCATTCTTTTAACTGTCTAGTCTGTCGTTTCTTAAAAACCACTCCTGATTTTCTTCACCCccttttcttacttttttctTCCATCTCAACAGCCATCAAGGGCTTCTCACCCCAGCACAAGATCACTAGCTTCGCGGAGGCCAAGGGCCTGGACCGCATCAACGAGCGAATGCCGCCGCGGCGAGACACGCTGCCCTCCGACGCCAGCCTCAACTCCCTCAACAAGGCCCTGTCCTCGGAGACCAACGGCACAGACGCCAAGGggagcaccagcagcagcagcggcagcaacATCCAGTGAGGGCCGGCAGCAGCAGGCGTCGCCTTGGCCGACAGAGCCGCCCCCTCATCTCGGCCCGCCACCGCAGAAAAGGGGCAGAGGGTGAAGGAGTGGAGGGGAGGCCTACGGCTCACACCTGGGGGGGACATGTCACTTGCTAGTCTTTGGTTATGCCTTCAAAATATTAGTTCATAGTCAAATCTGCTAAGTTATTGCCGGTTCACATTTCTGAACGCTCGGGCCTTGATTGTGCTTGATGCTTCACCACACCACAGtatgacagagagaaggagacagatggatagatagatccTAAAggtgatttcttttctttatatttttttcctcttgaaaGACCCTTGCTCATTTACATCGAAACGGAAAGTCGTGTAACTTCTTACTAACTATTGTACGTTTACAAAAATACAGCACTAAAAAGGACGGAACATGAGATCATGTTTTTAACATATAAGGGTGTACAAACTAAATAAGGACTATTTAttgataactttttttttttgctactCTTATAAAATAGCTCTGAAATTAATTAGGCAGTCTTAAAAAGAATGTTGCAATGTTGTCGAAATGCCAAATAATGGAACGTTTTATGGTTTTGTACATATTATGCTTACCTCAGGTTCTTTTGGTGTGTGCTTTGACCTGAATTTTTTCTGTATAATGGCTAAATAACTCTGTAATGAATAACTATTTTTCTTGAGTTTCATAACTGGAATTTACATTTACCTATCTATCATTTgcaaatatgtttattttttgtttctttttggacagggggaagggggggggggttgcagaTTTATTGTGGCTTGCTGGAATTGAGTGttaattttttctctttttaagtATTGCgaacaaagtaaaaatagagAACCTATattgtgtaaagaaaaaaaagaatacaataAACTTAAAAGTGTCTGCCTATGcatgttttataaaaatcaaACAGAGGACGTAGAAAATCTGAATACCTTGGCTGTGGAGGCCTGTTTTGAGATATATTGCGCTTTAGTGAACATATACTGGAAACGTATACCTGCATACTTTCAATTAACACCATGATGCTCTATGCCTTCAACTTCTTTTTGTAATTGAAGCATTTAATTATCTGAGATGGATgagaaatcatatttttaacCTGCGCTTGTAAGTGCACACAGTCCAATTAAGCATGTTTGACAATTCTTGTGAGGTGTGTGGTTACATGTTGAACTCAAAAATGCATGATTAGCTGTTTGTGTCATATAACAGGTAAATCgagttttgttcagttttttggTTAACGTGCCACAGGAAGTgtaatttgattattgattactattattattatttggaacTCTGCTTTGTATATCAGTTATAGGTTTGATACTGCTCAATACTTTAAGAtgaaaccagaaaaaaaaaaatacttcaatcTTTTTTAAAGAACTGCTTAAGTGCCCAAGTAATTCACTACACGACATGAAGCCTTGCTTTTGTAATTTAACTTCAAAACTGTTGGCAGATGAGGCATGCACTTGCAACTATGAAAAGTATTTTATATAACTgttcaataaaaatgtgcatGAATTTCAACTTGAAATTAAGCTGtttctcctgtctgtgtgtgtgtgtgtgtcatcaaaTACATATCCCACACAGTCCTTTCACAGCCTGTCACGTACACAAAGCCCTATTACAGAGCTCAGTGTTGTGGTGTTGATCGCAGGAAGTGGAGCTCGCCGTTGCCCATAATTCAAAAGGTTCCTCTCGCGCTCGATGATTGGCCAGTGTGTGGATGGGAAGCTGCAACAAAAGGTGTTTCCTCTTCATCAACCTTAGTGACTTCTTTGATTAAACTTCCAGGACAAAGCCAAGATTGGTTATATACCTGCACGTGTACCTGCACGAGAGAAAGATCTACGTGATTACAGGGTTCCTCTGCACATACATGTAGATTAGAGCTGAAATgttagttttgtattttatagtttatagaATAACTCTCAATCTCCATAGACCTAAATAGTAAATATTAGTATTAATGACCACTCACAGctcagttttgccattcacacattcatacagtgcatctatgtacggcactttatcacacatcactcacacactcagccaTCGGGGCCAATTTGGGCTTCAGTGTCtcgcccaaggacactttgacatatGGGATtagggagactgggatcgaactgctgacctttTGGTTCGTGGACGACCTCtccagccacagccgccccaacGTGATTACCAAAGTATCAATCaaagataagaaaataaagttatttcaaTTCACTTatttaagtttctttttttagggATAATCCAACTTTCTCCGTTAATAAAATACCAACTAAAAGTAAAATCTCTAAAGTAACTTCATAAGCAAACAAAGCAGCTCAGGCTCCCTTCAAGGTCTCTTCAACTGGAATCAAACACAGTGTTCAAATCACCTCAAATCCAAGGAAGTAAACTGAcatcctgttttgttttctttttcagtgcaGGGGGGAGGAGGGCTAGTACAGTCAGGGCGATATCAGGACAGATTGTCAGAGAGACGCTGAAATAACAGCTTGTATTTGATATTTCTATCAAACTACAGTCCTGGGAACTCTGCTTTAAGGCCTTTATTATCTGCAGTGTCTTATATGACTCATGAGTCAAACCCGTTCAGTCACATGGGAAAATGCgactattttatttttgtaagaTTGTtggtgcatgcatgtgtgtgtgtgtgtgtgttatcccAAAGTTTATCATGTCAAatcttgttaatgtttttttctttattttagcaTATGATTATTCACAATGTATTTGGTTGACGTCCTTTCTCTCAGTGCCCAGGACTCAGACTGTTGAGTCTCCTCCCAACTGGTCAAGTTGtgtcagagcaggaaaaaaTAAGTGATGGGAGTTGGCGATGCATTCAAATAAACCCACTTTACGTCAGGAAGGGAAGCCGGTGTatttcctccccccctccttctTTATCTGCAGCCAGGGCCAAAATAAGCATCGGCAGCAGAGCGCCCGAGGCTCGGACACCTTCTTTCCCACTGGCCACTGCACTGTTTCTGAGTCCGAGGGCGAAGTCAGAGGGGTCCACGGCAGCAGAATCACCATGAAGACCACCATGGTTCTTGTGCTCCTTCTGCTCGCGTCTGTCCACGTCTCCACAGAAGGTAGGGACACCAGTCAAACTGATTTTGTCCTGGAACATATGAAGTTAAGATTTCACAGAAGTGAGGGCCCTCACAGGTCCCCTGGACTGAGATCAGTTTGTTTCAGCCTTTTGTCTGTGTCACATGGGgagatttaaatttttttttaaaggagagtCTATTACTTTATTGTGTTGGAACATTTCCACATTTAGGATTTTCTATTGAATTTCTATTGATCGTTCATGTTGTCGTGAGacttaaaaacatcttttctttcttttttttaaatgtgcagcagTAATAACTCAGattgatgatgtttttcttgttctcATGTAAACTGGTTTGGTATGTACAAAGATAAAGATCACTTGTTCAAAAGACACTTTGAACATGACCTCGGAGACATCCACTCATACAGTGTGTTTCCGGGCTAAGAtaaggtgcgtgtgtgtgtgtgtgtgcgtgcgtgcgtgcgtgtgtgtgtgtgtgtgtgtgcgttgaaCTGTCCTCTATGTACTAACAAGTTAGAAAAAGATGACATTGTTTGGCCATATTTAGtcaaactgacagaaaatatgttttcatgaaGCACAAATCTAAACCTAAAGTGCCAGAGTGACAGCTGAGGGTCAGAATAAAGAGGGGGGGAGGGCGGCTcgtgatttgtttgttttccttgtgcGGAGCCAAAAGAACCTCTAACTGTTCTGCTCTGGGCAGATAGGTGATCTAACTGCAGATAGCCAGTGGGAACCAAGCTGCCCCCCTCTCTCACAGAGACGGCACAGCATTGTCCTGAGGCCCGAGACGTCCCATCTGGCCGCAAATCTGCTTCCAGTGTTTTAGGCTGTAAACAACTGGAGGAAACACCCTCACCCGGGCTGCTGCTCGGCCCAGCAGAGCCCGTGAGCGTGAGACCCCAGGCGCCTGAGATCAGTCCACAAGCTCTTAATAAATAGTCAAGAGAAGGGTTTTTTAACACAGCTCTTCAGACAATGATGCAAGTGGTTTCCATTGAGCTCAcacttgtgtttctgctccacagaagagacagaagagaaaccCGCTGGGCAAGCTCCAGTACAGCCAACGATAAAGATGGAAACAGGTGAGTTCATGCGAttgtggaggtggagagggttGCCCACTAACTGGAATGTCGGCAGGTTGAACCCCAAGTTGCCCCTGATGGAAAAGTGTCTCGTAAATACCGtccattttacctttttattaaaAGCAACAGTTCCAACCCTAAAACATAATTATTGACTCTGACAAGATAAATATCGCTCTCATGTTTCTTGCTAACTGACTATGACTCACCCTAAAGGATGATTAAAGAACTTTATTTAACACTCACACAGAAGTGTTTGTGACTTGGTTCTTTAGTCTTGACTGACTTGAAAACATTTCCACACCTGGTCcgaaatatttgttttgaacAGTAATTCCTGAGATTTCTCTGATTCCTGACTTGAGACTCAAAATACTTGACTTGGACTTATCTCAAACcagggtggggccaggggggcactggtcCAGCTGAAATTTGATTGGTCCCTGCAGTGCCCCATCCTGTCAGTAGGCtcctttttaattattaatttaattatctagtaaaattatttatttttaagcttttttGGAGTAATGTTCTTAAACGAGGAACAGTTTTCACAATATATTCAATGACGTGGCTTTGCTGAAAGCTATAGAGCTTAACAGTACACAAGGAATTACTTAATTGTGCACCTGACTGGATCAGGAATTGTGCGTGAATGTTGGACATATATTTGGCCcttctgtgtaaattgtggccccttcatGGCCCCTCATTCAGAgaaatcctagatccaccactgtCTTAAACTCATCACAGGACTCAAGACACGGTGCTTGTTCTGTAGTACGTGAACCTTTTAACTGGACTTACTTGATATTTGCTCTGAAATACATGTGTCCTGACTTCGACTTGTTTCAAATGACCTGAAGGTCTCAAGACCACTTGCGACTCGCTCTGAAACACTGGAGACTTGACTGGGACATTCCctgctctttgtttcctgaCGAGGATAATGGAGCCAGACAGAGCTGCATGTGGTCGCAGGGAAAACGTGCACTAATTGACTCCGGCTCAGCTCTGGTGTGAAATATGTGCGCTGGGTGTGCAGCTGACAGCAGTGAAGACAGGAAGCTGGGCCACACAGGACAGGGGGAGACAACAATGGTGTGTCTGGGACCGGATGCAGCTTCAATCTGCTGCGGGGCTTCAAGCAGAGGATATCCACCTCAACAcgccaccaccacctccacagcCATGTTGACATCTCCCACGTCTGACACTTGGAGCGAGGGCACATCTTTGTCTCCGGCCTTTAAAGCTGTGCCAAACAGGAATAATGCAAATACACGACTTTGAGCCTTAAATAGAGAACCTATCCTTGGAAGTGTTTCACACGCACAAGCTGACGCTGGTGCTTTTCACGATGGAAGTATTTTGAGTTCCTGGAGTTGCTTTGCTTTGGAAAAGTGCACTTTGACCTCAAACCGTGAGGATGTCGAGCATAAGATTTCACCTTTCAAATCTCTTGTTTTAACTTCAGACACAAGTGGTTACCAGCTGCATGACAACATGACACGTGTGTAAACTGACACTCGTGTTTCTGCTTCACAGATTCGCCAACTAAGTCAGTCACCAAACATAACAACACGCAAGATCAGACGACACAACCGCCAGTGATCATAACCAGAGCAGGTGAGTACATGTGTGTTAAAACAATGCTTCTACATACAGGAAACACCTGGTAACAAGCACCAGGTCTGTGGCGATAGAACCTTTTCCATAGATACCaatgatgtgtattttgtattatttacttgCTCTGTTTTTTAACCAACATTAATGTGTTTGAGCATATTTAACAACACCATATgagtaaaatgtacaataaaaatattattattgagACTGTAAATAGTGAGAAACATCTTGTTTGACTCAGTCAATATAACAACCAGCACTTTATTCATTAAATTcccctgttgttgttttttcaaggACGCACTGAGACTCCAGCGCAGACCACCGTGAAGCCCACtctacctgcagctgcagctacGTCCCACAAAGCTGTGGCCAATGCTTTCCTGCACATTCAAAGTTAGAAAAATTTATGCtgcttgtactgtaaagagcttaGATTGGTTGTTAAGACTGGAAAAGTTTCTCATAAATACCGTCCATTTTACCTTTATATTAAAAGCAACAGTTTCAACTTTCAGGAAACATAATTATTTACTCTGACAAGATAAATATCGCTCTCATGTTTCTTGCTAACTGACTATGAAGCCCACTTCTCCTgcagttacagctgcagctacaactacagttacagctgcagctacaactacagctacagctgcagctgcagctacGTCCCACAAAGCTGTGACCACTGCTTCTCCGGTTGATCCCAACAAGCGCACTCAAAGTTAGAaaaatttattttgcatgtatttttatttggatggTGATGATACAAATCTGTGTGGAAATGTATTGGAGAGTTTCAGTTTAGAAACAAGTGCTATTGCAAAGTTATCCTCGTTGCACAATTGGGTCAATATCCCATAAATGAAACTAGAATAGCGTAATAGAGTAGAGCATCctcctccaccaaggaccaGCAGTCTCCATTTTTTCCTTATttgcagcaaattgcacacactcataattatcagtcccataaatatgcctgattattttcatccagatccatgaatcattctctaAGAAACCAACACAAACGTTGTGAAAtgctcacaatgttaaagaaaatgatggCGGACGTAATTAGttcaacatcacatcacatccatTACGTCACAACTAAGCCTTCTTgtttctgagtgagacagagtaatacaaaaaaaaggtcattttaaaaaaagcaaagtaacaaagtactgccccagatttgttttaaatatttaaactagctttatcttttccttttgttgtttaGGTGTGAAAAATGACACTCCTGAGCCGAGGTCTTCCCAGACTCCAACCCCGAGCCTCCACCCAAAGACCGAGATGCATGTCACGTCACTCAGTACAGGTAGGTAACCATCCATTTATGATTGTTGATGAAGTTATCTGTTTTCATGAAAGCAAGGTGCGCTGATGCTGgatgtcaagtttgtttttagtgAATACTATTGGTCATAGTAGGTTTTgttatatgatttttttatatttaggatttcttttttcttttgtctattAGCTATGAAAAAGGAAACTGTGGAGCCGAGATCTTCTCCAACTCTGAAACCAAGCAACCGCCCTGAGACAAGTGAGACTTCATCTGATCAAGGTAAAACATCATAAGTGATCCGTTTCACtggtgtgatgtgatgtgtgatgatGCCGATTGAGACTGTGCTTGTATCTGAACCCTTAGGACACAATCAACAATCAAAACCAGGCAAAGGTACGAATCGAACGTCTTCTCGTTGTCAGATGATTCACAGCATTTTAACTTTGAATCAAAT from Hippoglossus stenolepis isolate QCI-W04-F060 chromosome 23, HSTE1.2, whole genome shotgun sequence carries:
- the LOC118102578 gene encoding flocculation protein FLO11 isoform X1, whose translation is MHSNKPTLRQEGKPVYFLPPSFFICSQGQNKHRQQSARGSDTFFPTGHCTVSESEGEVRGVHGSRITMKTTMVLVLLLLASVHVSTEEETEEKPAGQAPVQPTIKMETDSPTKSVTKHNNTQDQTTQPPVIITRAGRTETPAQTTVKPTLPAAAATSHKAVANAFLHIQITAAATTTVTAAATTTATAAAAATSHKAVTTASPVDPNKRTQSVKNDTPEPRSSQTPTPSLHPKTEMHVTSLSTAMKKETVEPRSSPTLKPSNRPETSETSSDQGHNQQSKPGKGTSTPVPDTGSQTGSDVKEPLKSDKRLCWLALPALLAVAAAAIFFKFRSKRINDHSENIDNGTENASFQSRPESSKDGVMLLGVKSCVGEENAATR
- the LOC118102578 gene encoding putative uncharacterized protein DDB_G0290521 isoform X2; protein product: MHSNKPTLRQEGKPVYFLPPSFFICSQGQNKHRQQSARGSDTFFPTGHCTVSESEGEVRGVHGSRITMKTTMVLVLLLLASVHVSTEEETEEKPAGQAPVQPTIKMETDSPTKSVTKHNNTQDQTTQPPVIITRAGRTETPAQTTVKPTLPAAAATSHKAVANAFLHIQSVKNDTPEPRSSQTPTPSLHPKTEMHVTSLSTAMKKETVEPRSSPTLKPSNRPETSETSSDQGHNQQSKPGKGTSTPVPDTGSQTGSDVKEPLKSDKRLCWLALPALLAVAAAAIFFKFRSKRINDHSENIDNGTENASFQSRPESSKDGVMLLGVKSCVGEENAATR